One Sodalis praecaptivus DNA segment encodes these proteins:
- the cmoB gene encoding tRNA 5-methoxyuridine(34)/uridine 5-oxyacetic acid(34) synthase CmoB yields MSQFADFYQLIAKSPLSHWLNTLPAQLSEWEHTSLHGKFTQWFNAVEKLPTLTPARLDLLHGVSADSHPPLPIGQQAGIESLLRQLMPWRKGPFSLHGVTIDTEWRSDWKWERVVPHIAPLAGRLILDVGCGSGYHLWRMVGAGAQLAVGIDPMQLFYCQFTAVRKLLGGDLRAHLLPLGIEQLPELAAFDTVFSMGVLYHRRSPLDHLLQLKNQLVSGGELVLETLVIEGDQNQVLVPGERYAQMRNVYFIPSPAALIGWLEKCGFVNVRQVDMSVTNTDEQRRTTWMTSESLADFLHPDDPRLTIEGHPAPLRAVIVAEKP; encoded by the coding sequence GTGAGTCAGTTTGCCGATTTTTATCAGCTTATCGCCAAGAGTCCATTGAGCCACTGGCTCAATACCCTGCCCGCACAACTGAGCGAGTGGGAGCACACTTCGTTGCACGGCAAGTTTACCCAGTGGTTTAACGCGGTGGAAAAACTGCCTACGCTGACCCCCGCGCGTCTGGATCTGCTGCACGGCGTAAGCGCGGACAGCCATCCGCCGTTGCCCATCGGCCAGCAGGCGGGGATCGAATCCCTGCTGCGCCAGCTGATGCCGTGGCGTAAAGGCCCCTTTTCGCTTCATGGCGTCACTATCGACACCGAATGGCGCTCTGACTGGAAATGGGAACGCGTGGTGCCGCATATCGCGCCGCTGGCCGGCCGGCTTATCTTGGATGTGGGCTGCGGCAGCGGTTACCATCTGTGGCGGATGGTGGGCGCCGGCGCGCAGCTGGCGGTCGGCATCGATCCGATGCAGCTGTTTTATTGCCAATTTACCGCGGTGCGCAAGCTGCTCGGCGGTGATTTACGGGCGCATCTGCTGCCGTTGGGCATTGAGCAGTTACCGGAATTGGCCGCATTTGACACCGTGTTTTCCATGGGGGTGCTGTATCATCGTCGCTCGCCGCTCGATCATCTGTTGCAGTTGAAGAATCAATTGGTCAGCGGCGGTGAACTGGTGTTGGAAACCCTGGTCATCGAAGGCGACCAGAACCAGGTGCTGGTCCCCGGGGAGCGTTACGCCCAAATGCGCAATGTCTACTTCATTCCCTCCCCCGCCGCCCTGATCGGCTGGCTGGAAAAATGCGGGTTTGTCAATGTGCGTCAGGTGGATATGTCGGTGACCAACACTGATGAACAGCGGCGCACGACGTGGATGACCAGCGAATCTCTGGCGGATTTCCTGCACCCCGACGACCCGCGATTGACCATCGAGGGCCACCCCGCTCCGCTGCGGGCGGTTATCGTGGCGGAGAAACCCTGA
- the cutC gene encoding copper homeostasis protein CutC, whose amino-acid sequence MPKLEVCCYSAECAITAEQAGADRIELCCAPKEGGLTPGFGTLQAVRDRVALPVHPIIRPRGGDFCYSAAEFEVMLNDVAQVRDMGFPGLVIGLLDADGHVDLARMRRIMHLAGTMAVTFHRAFDMCLNPYQALRQLTDLGVARILSSGQQQSAETGLALLRELTELSRGPIIMAGAGVRLTNLHKFVQSGIQELHSSAGQFVPSGMRYRKAGVSMSADSEADEFSRYRVDGEMVANMKHALTVLPVATRPA is encoded by the coding sequence ATGCCAAAACTGGAAGTTTGCTGCTATAGCGCGGAGTGCGCCATAACGGCCGAGCAAGCGGGCGCGGACCGGATTGAGCTTTGTTGTGCCCCAAAAGAAGGGGGATTGACGCCCGGTTTTGGAACGCTACAGGCGGTACGCGACCGCGTTGCGTTGCCGGTTCATCCCATCATTCGCCCGCGCGGCGGTGATTTTTGCTACAGCGCTGCCGAGTTTGAGGTGATGCTTAATGATGTCGCACAGGTCCGTGATATGGGCTTTCCGGGGCTGGTGATTGGCCTGCTTGATGCGGATGGGCACGTTGACCTGGCGCGTATGCGGCGCATTATGCACCTTGCCGGCACCATGGCGGTCACTTTTCACCGCGCCTTCGATATGTGCCTCAATCCTTATCAGGCGCTGCGGCAATTAACCGATTTAGGGGTGGCGCGCATCCTAAGTTCCGGTCAACAGCAAAGCGCGGAAACAGGTTTGGCGTTATTGAGGGAACTGACCGAGCTGAGTCGTGGTCCAATCATTATGGCGGGAGCGGGAGTAAGATTGACTAACCTGCATAAGTTCGTGCAAAGCGGGATCCAAGAGCTGCACAGCTCCGCCGGTCAATTTGTCCCCTCCGGCATGCGCTACCGGAAAGCGGGCGTCAGCATGAGCGCCGACAGTGAAGCGGACGAGTTCAGCCGTTATCGGGTAGACGGTGAAATGGTAGCTAATATGAAACATGCGCTGACCGTGTTGCCCGTTGCGACGCGTCCGGCGTGA
- a CDS encoding MalY/PatB family protein, with product MAFNFDECIDRRHSDSYKWQKYAGRDVIPLWVADTDFRSPPCIIEALRARVEHGVFGYGSSPTDLTEIFIQRMRERYQWEVKAEWLVFLPGLVSGLHLAVRALTAANEAVVIPNPIYPPFRAAARSAGREQRLAPMRRDADRWCVDFAGTDPALTGNERLLMLCNPHNPGGSAYRREELLQHLAFAREHDLLVCSDEIHCDLLLTPGLRHIPFASLDEDAAQRSITLMSPSKSFNIAGLGASVAVIPNARLRMKFAAQRAGLVPAVDVLALCAANAAWRGGQDWLAAQIDYLRGNRDRLKARLRDMPGLTLAGPEATYLAWIDASGLGVADPHAFFEQAGVGLSAGADFGDRRFVRLNFGCTRGVLDAALARMAQAIDRANPHSGSLT from the coding sequence ATGGCATTCAACTTCGATGAATGTATCGACCGGCGTCACAGCGATAGTTATAAATGGCAAAAGTACGCCGGACGGGATGTCATTCCACTCTGGGTGGCCGATACCGATTTTCGCTCCCCTCCCTGTATTATCGAGGCGTTGCGCGCCCGTGTCGAACACGGCGTGTTTGGCTACGGCTCGTCGCCGACGGATCTGACCGAGATTTTCATCCAGCGGATGCGCGAACGCTATCAATGGGAGGTCAAGGCGGAATGGCTCGTTTTTCTGCCGGGGCTGGTAAGCGGCCTGCATCTGGCGGTCCGCGCGCTGACCGCGGCAAACGAGGCGGTAGTGATACCCAATCCCATCTATCCGCCGTTCCGCGCGGCCGCCCGCAGCGCGGGCCGTGAACAGCGGCTGGCGCCAATGCGGCGCGATGCCGATCGCTGGTGCGTGGATTTCGCCGGCACCGATCCCGCACTGACCGGCAACGAACGCCTGTTGATGCTGTGCAATCCCCACAACCCCGGCGGAAGTGCCTATCGTCGCGAAGAGCTTTTGCAGCACCTGGCCTTTGCCCGTGAGCACGATCTGCTGGTGTGCTCGGATGAAATTCATTGCGACTTATTACTGACCCCCGGCTTGCGGCATATCCCCTTCGCGTCCCTGGACGAGGACGCGGCACAGCGCAGCATTACTCTCATGTCGCCGTCGAAAAGCTTCAATATCGCCGGACTCGGGGCGTCGGTGGCGGTCATACCCAATGCGCGCCTGCGCATGAAATTCGCCGCGCAGCGCGCGGGCTTGGTGCCGGCCGTGGATGTGCTGGCCTTGTGCGCCGCAAACGCCGCCTGGCGCGGCGGCCAGGATTGGCTTGCGGCGCAGATTGACTATCTGCGCGGCAATCGCGACCGGCTCAAGGCCCGCCTGCGGGACATGCCCGGTCTAACGCTGGCAGGCCCCGAGGCGACCTATTTGGCCTGGATTGACGCCAGCGGCCTGGGCGTCGCCGATCCACACGCCTTTTTTGAACAGGCGGGCGTCGGTCTCTCCGCCGGCGCCGATTTCGGCGACCGCCGCTTTGTCCGGCTCAATTTCGGCTGCACCCGGGGGGTGCTGGATGCCGCCCTGGCGAGGATGGCGCAGGCCATCGACAGAGCCAATCCCCATAGCGGGTCGCTGACCTAA